One region of Cyanobium sp. M30B3 genomic DNA includes:
- a CDS encoding iron-containing alcohol dehydrogenase family protein, translated as MKAIHPQPAISSATPSCTTASHAITSHAIGPAQVLRGPGAWTEALPLLARLGQHVLLLGRSQATAELRNQLQADLEAAGLRVTAALLRHDCCEADLGRLAQEARRAGVNQVLAAGGGKVLDAGKLLAHRLELACVTVPTSAATCAGWTALANLYSPQGAFEGDVALARCPDLLVFDHALVGLAPARTLASGIADAMAKWYEASVSSGASGDGLIQQAVQMARVLRDQLLLDAEAALQDPGGEAWVRVAEACGLTAGLIGGIGGARCRTVAAHAVHNGLTQLQATHGVLHGEKVGFGILVQLRLEEVLGGSQLAAQARRQLLPLFQRLAIPCTLAELGLGQASLAELEQVCAFACAPGSDLHHLPFAVARTDLLAALVSTTSGERQPA; from the coding sequence ATGAAGGCCATTCACCCCCAGCCGGCCATCAGCAGCGCCACCCCCAGTTGCACCACTGCCTCGCACGCCATCACCTCGCACGCCATCGGCCCCGCCCAGGTGCTGCGGGGCCCAGGGGCCTGGACTGAGGCCCTGCCCCTGCTGGCCCGGCTCGGTCAGCACGTGCTGCTGCTGGGCCGCAGCCAGGCCACGGCGGAGCTGCGCAACCAGCTCCAGGCCGACCTGGAGGCTGCGGGACTGCGGGTCACCGCGGCGCTGCTGCGGCACGACTGCTGCGAGGCCGACCTGGGCCGGCTGGCCCAGGAAGCCCGGCGGGCCGGGGTGAACCAGGTGCTGGCGGCCGGCGGCGGCAAGGTGCTCGATGCCGGCAAGCTGCTGGCCCACCGGCTGGAGCTGGCCTGCGTCACCGTGCCCACCAGCGCCGCCACCTGCGCCGGCTGGACGGCCCTCGCCAATCTCTATTCCCCCCAGGGGGCCTTTGAGGGAGATGTGGCCCTCGCCCGCTGCCCCGACCTGCTGGTGTTCGACCACGCGCTGGTGGGCCTGGCCCCGGCCCGCACCCTGGCCAGCGGCATCGCCGACGCCATGGCCAAGTGGTACGAGGCCTCCGTGAGCAGCGGCGCCAGCGGCGACGGCCTGATCCAGCAGGCGGTGCAGATGGCCCGGGTGCTGCGCGACCAGCTGCTGCTCGACGCCGAGGCCGCCCTGCAGGACCCCGGCGGCGAGGCCTGGGTGCGGGTGGCGGAGGCCTGCGGTCTCACCGCCGGCCTGATCGGCGGCATTGGCGGCGCCCGCTGCCGCACCGTGGCCGCCCATGCGGTGCACAACGGCCTCACCCAGCTGCAGGCCACCCACGGGGTGTTGCACGGCGAGAAGGTGGGCTTCGGCATCCTGGTGCAGCTGCGGCTGGAGGAAGTGCTGGGCGGCTCCCAGCTGGCGGCCCAGGCCCGCCGCCAGCTCCTGCCCCTGTTCCAGCGCCTCGCCATTCCCTGCACCCTGGCCGAGCTCGGACTGGGCCAGGCCAGCCTGGCGGAGCTGGAGCAGGTGTGCGCCTTTGCCTGCGCCCCTGGGTCCGACCTGCACCACCTGCCCTTCGCGGTGGCCCGCACCGACCTGCTGGCGGCCCTGGTGAGCACCACCAGCGGCGAGCGCCAGCCCGCGTGA
- the cbiT gene encoding precorrin-6Y C5,15-methyltransferase subunit CbiT produces the protein MAQSPPSFHWDFVTPGLPDAAFADAPGFSPTPMELRVMLLAHLRPQGDSLVWDVGGGTGALALEIARLMPAGAVHTLERDPEAIALLEQNRLRFGISNLHIHAGAAPDGLALLPPRPDRVLLEVGRPLGDVLQAVWQALRSGGRLVISTASLEGLVDATDTLTQLAAIDLQVVQATVHRMQRRGSQAKLAAAEPLFLIAAERP, from the coding sequence GTGGCCCAATCCCCACCGTCCTTCCACTGGGATTTCGTGACGCCGGGCCTGCCCGACGCCGCCTTCGCCGATGCCCCCGGCTTCAGCCCCACGCCGATGGAGCTGCGGGTGATGCTGCTGGCCCACCTGCGCCCCCAGGGCGATTCGCTGGTGTGGGATGTGGGCGGCGGCACCGGGGCCCTGGCCCTGGAGATCGCCCGGCTGATGCCCGCCGGGGCCGTGCACACCCTGGAGCGCGACCCGGAGGCGATCGCCCTGCTGGAGCAGAACCGGCTGCGCTTCGGCATCAGCAATCTGCATATCCATGCCGGCGCCGCCCCGGATGGCCTGGCCCTGCTGCCCCCGCGGCCCGACCGGGTGCTGCTGGAGGTGGGGCGCCCCCTCGGCGACGTGCTGCAGGCGGTGTGGCAGGCGCTGCGGTCCGGAGGGCGCCTGGTGATCAGCACCGCCAGCCTGGAGGGGCTGGTGGATGCCACCGATACCCTGACCCAGCTGGCCGCCATCGACCTGCAGGTGGTGCAGGCCACCGTGCACCGCATGCAGCGGCGCGGCAGCCAGGCCAAGCTGGCCGCAGCCGAGCCGCTGTTCCTGATTGCGGCCGAGCGCCCCTGA
- the lysA gene encoding diaminopimelate decarboxylase yields MVISSQPPSLGSQRPFEASVDLASPNRNLAPLSSSLDGEGRLQVGGCTLSELARTYGTPLYVLDEATLRASCRAYREALQRHYPGPSLALYASKANSSLAITALVAEEGLGLDAVSAGELLTALGGGMPAERIVLHGNNKSAEELALAAAHGVTVVLDNWRDIELLSQLAPSLSEPVRLMLRFTPGIECHTHEYIRTGHLDSKFGFDPDQLEQVLQQLAGCAWGRLTGLHAHIGSQIFEIQPHCDLAAVMADALGLARSLGHPVADLNVGGGLGIRYVAGDDPPSIDTWVAAVAGAVAQACRERGLELPRLLCEPGRSLVATAGVTLYTIGSRKQIPGIRTYLSVDGGMSDNPRPITYQSQYTALLADRPGAEAGETVTVAGKHCESGDVLLRDAALPPATSGEILAVLATGAYNASMSSNYNRIPRPAAVLVTGGLADLVQRREQPDELLRYDVLPARLTPVP; encoded by the coding sequence ATGGTGATCTCCAGCCAGCCCCCCAGCCTGGGCAGCCAGCGGCCGTTCGAGGCCAGCGTGGACCTGGCCAGTCCCAACCGCAACCTGGCGCCGCTGAGCAGCAGCCTCGATGGGGAGGGGCGCCTGCAGGTGGGGGGCTGCACCCTCAGCGAACTGGCCCGCACCTACGGCACACCGTTGTATGTGCTCGATGAGGCCACCCTGCGGGCCAGCTGCCGCGCCTATCGCGAGGCCCTGCAGCGCCACTACCCCGGCCCCTCCCTGGCCCTCTACGCCTCCAAGGCCAACAGCTCCCTGGCGATCACGGCCCTGGTGGCCGAGGAGGGCCTGGGCCTCGATGCCGTGTCGGCGGGCGAACTGCTCACCGCCCTGGGCGGGGGCATGCCGGCCGAGCGGATCGTGCTGCACGGCAACAACAAGAGCGCCGAGGAGCTGGCCCTGGCGGCCGCCCATGGCGTCACCGTGGTGCTGGACAACTGGCGTGACATCGAGCTGCTCAGCCAGCTGGCCCCCAGCCTGAGCGAGCCGGTGCGGCTGATGCTGCGCTTCACCCCGGGGATCGAGTGCCACACCCACGAGTACATCCGCACCGGCCACCTCGACAGCAAGTTCGGCTTTGATCCCGACCAGCTGGAGCAGGTGCTGCAGCAGCTGGCGGGCTGCGCCTGGGGGCGGCTCACCGGCCTGCACGCCCACATCGGCTCCCAGATCTTCGAGATTCAGCCCCACTGCGACCTGGCCGCCGTGATGGCCGATGCCCTGGGGCTGGCCCGCTCCCTGGGCCACCCCGTGGCCGACCTCAACGTGGGCGGCGGCCTGGGCATCCGCTACGTGGCCGGCGACGACCCGCCGTCGATCGACACCTGGGTGGCGGCGGTGGCCGGCGCCGTGGCCCAGGCCTGCCGGGAGCGGGGGCTGGAGCTGCCTCGGCTGCTGTGTGAGCCCGGCCGCTCCCTGGTGGCCACCGCCGGCGTGACGCTGTACACGATCGGCAGCCGCAAGCAGATTCCCGGCATCCGCACCTACCTCTCGGTGGATGGCGGCATGAGCGACAACCCGCGGCCGATCACCTATCAGTCGCAGTACACCGCCCTGCTGGCCGATCGCCCCGGCGCCGAGGCCGGCGAAACCGTGACCGTGGCCGGCAAGCACTGCGAATCCGGCGACGTGCTGCTCCGGGATGCGGCCCTGCCCCCCGCCACCAGTGGCGAGATCCTGGCGGTGCTGGCCACCGGCGCCTACAACGCCTCGATGAGCTCCAACTACAACCGCATCCCCAGGCCGGCGGCGGTGCTGGTGACGGGCGGCCTGGCCGACCTGGTGCAGCGGCGCGAGCAGCCGGACGAGCTACTGCGCTACGACGTGCTGCCGGCCCGGCTGACGCCGGTACCCTGA
- a CDS encoding isoprenyl transferase, whose product MSRALAPGTHGNGLDLNGPDLSPAPLAALDQQVGGFDGGPAQRPRLLPDGLDPGRLPGHVALIMDGNGRWARGRGLPRVMGHRQGVEALKRTLRLCSDWGIGTLTAYAFSTENWNRPGEEVSFLMALFERVLARELQGLERERVRIRFLGDLRALPAGLQRLIADATARTAGNTGIRFNVCTNYGGRAELVGAARRLAERVARGELDPAAIDERHFAAELHTAGEADPDLLIRTSGEQRLSNFLLWQLAYAELHITDVLWPDFDEAALRSALLDYQSRQRRFGGIDATP is encoded by the coding sequence ATGAGTCGCGCCCTGGCGCCAGGCACGCATGGGAACGGTCTTGACTTGAACGGTCCTGACTTGAGCCCCGCCCCCCTGGCTGCGCTGGATCAGCAGGTGGGCGGTTTCGATGGCGGGCCGGCCCAGCGGCCGCGGCTGCTGCCCGACGGGCTCGACCCCGGCCGCCTGCCGGGCCACGTGGCCCTGATCATGGACGGCAACGGCCGCTGGGCCCGCGGCCGGGGCCTGCCCCGGGTGATGGGCCACCGCCAGGGGGTGGAGGCACTCAAGCGCACCCTGCGCCTGTGCAGCGACTGGGGCATCGGCACTCTCACGGCCTACGCGTTCTCCACCGAGAACTGGAACCGGCCCGGGGAGGAGGTGAGTTTTCTGATGGCCCTGTTCGAGCGGGTGCTGGCACGGGAGCTGCAGGGGCTGGAGCGGGAGCGGGTGCGGATCCGCTTCCTGGGCGATCTCCGTGCGCTGCCGGCCGGGCTGCAGCGGCTGATCGCCGATGCCACCGCCCGCACGGCCGGCAACACCGGCATCCGCTTCAACGTGTGCACCAACTACGGCGGCCGGGCCGAGCTGGTGGGGGCGGCGCGGCGGCTGGCGGAGCGGGTGGCCCGGGGCGAGCTCGACCCTGCGGCGATCGACGAGCGGCACTTCGCCGCCGAACTGCACACCGCCGGGGAGGCCGACCCCGACCTGCTGATCCGCACCAGCGGCGAGCAGCGCCTCAGCAACTTTCTGCTCTGGCAGCTGGCCTACGCCGAACTGCACATCACCGACGTGCTCTGGCCCGACTTCGACGAGGCGGCCCTGCGCTCCGCCCTGCTCGACTACCAGAGCCGCCAGCGCCGGTTCGGCGGCATCGATGCCACGCCCTGA
- a CDS encoding LmeA family phospholipid-binding protein: MADQPLLRLLARALELWLRQQCDAVQSLEIELLGSGRELLRGRLAGVRVRARGVRYHQLELALVDLQVGDLQLQLGQLWRGQPLQLPPQIPITGLVSFTPEGLSRSLLQPPWQAMADVLAEQLLGVSPMVGLQIREQHLVLQAQGLGHSAPLELEASLSAASGGVRISAASGGIDSLLPMAPTITLQRAAIEAGLVVLEGSATVITT; the protein is encoded by the coding sequence ATGGCTGACCAGCCCCTGCTCAGGCTGCTGGCCAGGGCGCTGGAGCTGTGGCTGCGCCAGCAGTGCGACGCGGTGCAGAGCCTGGAGATCGAGCTGCTGGGCTCCGGCCGCGAGCTGCTGCGCGGCCGGCTGGCGGGCGTGCGGGTGCGGGCCCGCGGTGTGCGCTACCACCAGCTCGAGCTGGCCCTGGTGGACCTGCAGGTGGGCGACCTGCAGTTGCAGCTGGGCCAGCTCTGGCGCGGCCAGCCCCTGCAGTTGCCGCCGCAGATCCCGATCACCGGCCTGGTGAGCTTCACCCCGGAGGGCCTCAGCCGCTCCCTGCTCCAGCCCCCGTGGCAGGCCATGGCCGACGTGCTGGCCGAACAGCTGCTGGGCGTCAGCCCCATGGTGGGACTGCAGATCCGCGAGCAGCACCTGGTGTTGCAGGCTCAGGGGCTCGGCCACAGCGCACCCCTGGAACTGGAAGCATCGCTCAGTGCCGCCAGCGGCGGCGTGCGGATCAGCGCCGCCAGCGGCGGCATCGACAGCCTGTTGCCGATGGCCCCCACGATCACGCTGCAGCGGGCGGCGATCGAGGCGGGACTGGTGGTGCTGGAGGGCAGCGCCACCGTGATCACCACCTGA
- a CDS encoding GNAT family N-acetyltransferase produces MTGADGARIHECTESGVPAALTPVPLAPPDLQACLALDRLCLGGLWSEQQWRTELADPQRPGLGLTQGGRLLAIACAWLVVDELHLTLVAVDPAHRRRGLAQELVRALLQRGRELGAARATLEVASGNPAALALYRTLGFRTAGVRRRYYSNGDDALIQWLDLE; encoded by the coding sequence ATGACCGGGGCAGACGGCGCACGAATCCATGAATGTACGGAATCCGGCGTGCCAGCTGCCCTTACCCCGGTGCCCCTGGCGCCCCCTGACCTGCAGGCCTGCCTGGCGCTCGACCGGCTCTGCCTCGGCGGCCTGTGGAGCGAACAGCAGTGGCGCACCGAGCTGGCCGACCCGCAGCGGCCCGGCCTGGGGTTGACGCAGGGGGGCCGGCTGCTGGCCATCGCCTGCGCCTGGCTGGTGGTGGATGAGCTGCACCTCACCCTGGTGGCCGTGGATCCGGCCCACCGCCGCCGGGGGCTGGCCCAGGAGCTGGTGCGGGCCCTGCTGCAGCGCGGGCGGGAGCTGGGGGCGGCGCGGGCCACGCTGGAGGTGGCCAGCGGCAACCCCGCCGCCCTGGCCCTCTACCGGACCCTGGGCTTCCGCACGGCGGGCGTCCGTCGCCGTTACTACAGCAATGGCGACGACGCCCTGATCCAATGGCTGGATCTGGAATGA
- the cdaA gene encoding diadenylate cyclase CdaA: protein MLTLPHLRLILDLALAAGLGWLLLGRVSEPRTLWLLRGYLLLVTLAWAVQRFANLPLTTTLLDALVLACSLALAILWQGELRRLMELLGTGRLGVLFGSRNGDQLASGAVGLLSEAAGRLSQLRRGALIVVDLGSDLRPEDFLNPGLAIDAQLSVDLLLNLFAADTPLHDGAVLVRGNRILAAGVILPLSRQGSNRYGTRHLAALGLTERHDRCLAIVVSEETGTLSLACQGRLERPITSSRLHDLLSAALARPTGRSVGKDSPEARG from the coding sequence CTGCTCACCCTTCCCCACCTGCGCCTGATTCTCGATCTCGCCCTGGCCGCCGGGCTGGGCTGGCTGCTGCTGGGGCGGGTGAGCGAACCGCGCACCCTCTGGCTGCTGCGCGGCTACCTGCTGCTGGTGACCCTGGCCTGGGCGGTGCAGCGCTTTGCCAACCTGCCGCTCACCACCACCCTGCTCGACGCCCTGGTGCTGGCCTGCAGCCTGGCCCTGGCCATCCTCTGGCAGGGGGAGCTGCGCCGGCTGATGGAGCTGCTGGGCACCGGCCGGCTGGGGGTGCTGTTCGGCAGCCGCAACGGCGACCAGCTGGCCTCGGGGGCGGTGGGTCTGCTCAGCGAGGCGGCAGGCCGGCTCTCGCAGCTGCGCCGCGGGGCCCTGATCGTGGTGGATCTGGGCAGCGACCTGCGCCCGGAGGACTTCCTCAACCCCGGCCTGGCGATCGATGCCCAGCTGTCGGTGGACCTGCTGCTCAACCTGTTCGCCGCCGACACCCCCCTGCACGACGGCGCCGTGCTGGTGCGCGGCAACCGCATCCTGGCGGCGGGGGTGATCCTGCCCCTCTCCCGGCAGGGCAGCAACCGCTACGGCACCCGTCACCTGGCGGCCCTGGGGCTCACCGAGCGCCACGACCGCTGCCTGGCGATCGTGGTGTCGGAGGAGACGGGCACCCTGTCCCTGGCCTGCCAGGGGCGGCTGGAGCGGCCGATCACCAGCAGCCGCCTGCACGACCTGCTCAGCGCCGCCCTGGCCCGCCCCACTGGGCGTAGCGTGGGCAAGGATTCGCCGGAGGCCCGTGGATGA
- a CDS encoding alpha/beta fold hydrolase, giving the protein MQPGDQQGCEALVHRAATALLDPQGRQLAAAVQWWPLAGLPGRWPVAVLGAGPPLLLLHGFDSSFLEFRRLAPLLAGHCQLFIPDLFGFGFTPRPSQGPFNPAGVLAHLEALLAAIAARGDAGHPGEGIGLIGASMGGAVAVELARRQAGRIGRLLLLAPAGLTGRPMPLPPLLDGLGVRFLALPAVRRGLCRSAFADPHRDVGPAELEIASLHLQAPRWAQALAAFARSGGFAGCGDPLPPQPLQVLWGNQDRILRGPQKQAAQALMGDRIEALEHCGHLPHIDQPQRVAERWLAAPAAIHG; this is encoded by the coding sequence ATCCAACCGGGCGACCAGCAGGGCTGTGAGGCGCTGGTGCACCGGGCGGCCACGGCCCTGCTCGATCCCCAGGGACGCCAGCTGGCCGCGGCCGTGCAGTGGTGGCCGCTGGCCGGGCTGCCGGGCCGCTGGCCGGTGGCCGTGCTGGGGGCCGGTCCGCCGCTGCTGCTGCTGCACGGCTTTGACAGTTCCTTCCTGGAATTCCGGCGGCTGGCCCCCCTGCTGGCGGGGCACTGCCAGCTGTTCATCCCCGACCTGTTCGGCTTCGGCTTCACCCCCCGGCCCAGCCAGGGCCCGTTCAATCCGGCGGGGGTGCTGGCCCACCTGGAGGCCCTGCTGGCGGCGATCGCTGCGCGCGGCGACGCGGGCCACCCCGGGGAAGGGATCGGCCTGATCGGCGCCTCGATGGGCGGCGCGGTGGCCGTGGAGCTGGCGCGGCGCCAGGCCGGGCGGATCGGCCGGCTGCTGCTGCTGGCCCCCGCCGGCCTCACCGGCCGGCCCATGCCGCTGCCGCCGCTGCTGGATGGCCTGGGGGTGCGCTTTCTGGCCCTGCCCGCCGTGCGCCGTGGCCTCTGCCGCAGCGCCTTCGCCGATCCGCACCGCGACGTGGGCCCCGCCGAACTGGAGATCGCCTCCCTGCACCTGCAGGCCCCCCGCTGGGCGCAGGCCCTGGCGGCCTTCGCCCGCTCCGGCGGCTTCGCCGGCTGCGGTGACCCCCTGCCGCCCCAGCCCCTGCAGGTGCTGTGGGGCAACCAGGACCGCATCCTGCGCGGCCCCCAGAAGCAGGCGGCCCAGGCGCTGATGGGGGATCGGATCGAGGCGCTGGAGCACTGCGGCCACCTGCCCCACATCGACCAGCCCCAGCGCGTGGCAGAGCGCTGGCTGGCCGCCCCTGCCGCCATCCATGGCTGA
- a CDS encoding phosphatidate cytidylyltransferase — MSRQIRPRQATSLARLLSGWAAGGIGFVVVWLGGWWFTVAVGLIVHLGLLEYFRMAQFKGIRPATKTTLVAVQLLLFSTQAASQAGSGWLAGDVAAAVLPASGAVICGWLLLQPVTGTIADIAASVFGLFYLGFLPSHWIKLRALADGGLALTLLACFLIVATDIGSYVIGRRLGRRPLSPISPGKTVEGALGGVACAMAVGVIGGSWIGWPWGWLVGALLGAVVALFALVGDLTESMMKRDAGLKDSGDAIPGHGGILDRIDSYLFVPAAVYSLVTLVLPLLQR; from the coding sequence TTGTCCCGCCAGATCCGACCCCGGCAGGCCACCTCCCTGGCCCGGCTGCTCAGCGGCTGGGCGGCCGGGGGCATCGGCTTCGTGGTGGTGTGGCTGGGGGGCTGGTGGTTCACGGTGGCGGTGGGCCTGATCGTGCACCTGGGGCTGCTGGAGTACTTCCGCATGGCCCAGTTCAAGGGCATCCGGCCGGCCACCAAGACCACCCTCGTGGCGGTGCAGCTGTTGCTGTTCAGCACCCAGGCCGCCAGCCAGGCGGGCAGTGGCTGGCTGGCGGGGGACGTGGCGGCGGCGGTGCTGCCGGCCTCGGGGGCGGTGATCTGCGGTTGGTTGCTGCTCCAGCCGGTCACCGGCACCATCGCCGACATCGCCGCCTCGGTGTTCGGCCTCTTCTATCTGGGCTTTCTGCCCAGCCACTGGATCAAGCTGCGCGCCCTGGCCGATGGCGGGCTGGCCCTCACCCTGCTGGCCTGCTTCCTGATCGTGGCCACCGACATCGGCTCCTACGTGATCGGGCGGCGCCTGGGCCGCCGCCCGCTCTCGCCGATCTCCCCGGGCAAGACCGTGGAGGGCGCCCTGGGGGGCGTGGCCTGTGCCATGGCGGTGGGGGTGATCGGCGGCAGCTGGATCGGCTGGCCCTGGGGCTGGCTGGTGGGTGCCCTGCTGGGGGCGGTGGTGGCCCTGTTCGCCCTGGTGGGCGACCTCACCGAATCGATGATGAAGCGCGATGCCGGCCTCAAGGATTCCGGCGACGCCATCCCCGGCCATGGCGGCATCCTCGACCGCATCGACAGCTATCTGTTCGTGCCGGCGGCGGTGTACTCGCTCGTCACCCTGGTGCTGCCCCTGCTGCAGCGCTGA
- a CDS encoding ATP-dependent Clp protease ATP-binding subunit: MFERFTEKAIKVIMLAQEEARRLGHNFVGTEQILLGLIGEGTGVAAKVLKSMGVNLKDARVEVEKIIGRGSGFVAVEIPFTPRAKRVLELSLEEARQLGHNYIGTEHLLLGLIREGEGVAARVLENLGVDLAKVRTQVIRMLGETAEVAAGGGGGKGSTKTPTLDEFGSNLTQQAADGKLDPVVGRQNEIERVIQILGRRTKNNPVLIGEPGVGKTAIAEGLAQRINSGDIPDILEDKRVLTLDIGLLVAGTKYRGEFEERLKKIMEEIRGAGNVILVIDEVHTLIGAGAAEGAIDAANILKPALARGELQCIGATTLDEYRKHIERDAALERRFQPVMVGEPSVEDTIEILRGLKERYEEHHRLTIADEALIAAATLGDRYISDRFLPDKAIDLIDEAGSRVRLMNSKLPPAAKEVDRELRAVQKQKEDAVREQDFTKAGELRDKEVELREQIRTILQARKDEPEAAAATAAEGETATATPTATAIAPATTTVTVDLDRAPMVTEEDIAHIVASWTGVPVQKLTESESAKLLNMEETLHQRLIGQDEAVKAVSRAIRRARVGLKNPNRPIASFIFSGPTGVGKTELTKALAAYFFGSEEAMIRLDMSEFMERHTVSKLIGSPPGYVGFNEGGQLTEAVRRRPYTVVLFDEIEKAHPDVFNLLLQLLEDGRLTDSKGRTVDFKNTLIIMTSNIGSKVIEKGGGGLGFEFSGEAVEDTQYNRIRSLVNEELKQYFRPEFLNRLDEIIVFRQLTRDEVKEIAEIMLKEVFSRMEEKGIHLSVTESFKERLVEEGYNPSYGARPLRRAVMRLLEDSLAEEFLSGRIGEGDSAIVDVNDAKQVVIRKGITAPALPELAGASA; this comes from the coding sequence ATGTTCGAGCGGTTTACCGAGAAGGCCATCAAGGTGATCATGCTGGCCCAGGAAGAGGCCAGACGGCTGGGTCACAACTTCGTGGGCACCGAGCAGATCCTGCTGGGCCTGATCGGTGAGGGCACCGGCGTGGCCGCCAAGGTGCTCAAGTCGATGGGGGTGAACCTCAAGGACGCCCGGGTGGAGGTGGAGAAGATCATCGGCCGCGGCTCCGGCTTCGTGGCCGTGGAGATCCCCTTCACCCCCCGCGCCAAGCGGGTGCTGGAGCTGTCCCTGGAGGAAGCCCGCCAGCTGGGCCACAACTACATCGGCACCGAGCACCTGCTGCTCGGCCTGATCCGGGAGGGCGAGGGCGTCGCCGCCCGGGTGCTGGAGAACCTCGGCGTCGACCTGGCCAAGGTGCGCACCCAGGTGATCCGCATGCTCGGCGAAACCGCCGAGGTGGCCGCAGGCGGCGGCGGCGGCAAGGGCTCCACCAAGACTCCCACCCTCGATGAGTTCGGCAGCAACCTCACCCAGCAGGCCGCCGACGGCAAGCTCGACCCGGTGGTGGGCCGCCAGAACGAGATCGAGCGGGTGATCCAGATCCTCGGCCGCCGCACCAAGAACAACCCGGTGCTGATCGGCGAGCCCGGCGTGGGCAAGACCGCCATCGCCGAGGGCCTGGCCCAGCGCATCAACTCCGGCGATATCCCGGACATCCTCGAGGACAAGCGCGTTCTCACCCTGGACATCGGCCTGCTGGTAGCCGGCACCAAATACCGCGGTGAGTTCGAGGAACGCCTCAAGAAGATCATGGAGGAGATCCGGGGCGCGGGCAACGTGATCCTGGTGATCGACGAGGTGCACACCCTGATCGGCGCCGGTGCGGCCGAGGGCGCCATCGACGCCGCCAACATCCTCAAACCGGCCCTGGCCCGCGGCGAGCTGCAGTGCATCGGCGCCACCACCCTCGACGAATACCGCAAGCACATCGAGCGCGATGCCGCCCTCGAGCGCCGCTTCCAGCCGGTGATGGTGGGTGAGCCCTCCGTGGAGGACACCATCGAGATCCTGCGCGGCCTCAAGGAGCGCTACGAGGAGCACCACCGTCTCACCATCGCCGACGAGGCCCTGATCGCCGCCGCCACCCTGGGCGACCGCTACATCTCCGACCGCTTCCTGCCCGACAAGGCGATCGACCTGATCGACGAGGCCGGCAGCCGCGTGCGCCTGATGAATTCGAAACTGCCCCCCGCCGCCAAGGAGGTGGACCGGGAACTGCGCGCCGTGCAGAAGCAGAAAGAAGATGCCGTGCGCGAGCAGGACTTCACCAAGGCCGGCGAACTGCGCGACAAGGAGGTGGAACTGCGCGAGCAGATCCGCACGATCCTCCAGGCCCGCAAGGACGAACCTGAAGCTGCTGCTGCAACGGCAGCGGAGGGCGAGACCGCCACTGCCACCCCCACTGCCACCGCCATCGCCCCAGCCACCACCACCGTCACGGTCGATCTCGACCGGGCACCGATGGTGACCGAGGAGGACATCGCCCACATCGTGGCCTCCTGGACCGGCGTGCCGGTGCAGAAGCTCACCGAGAGCGAGTCGGCCAAGCTGCTGAACATGGAGGAGACCCTCCACCAGCGCCTGATCGGCCAGGACGAAGCGGTGAAGGCCGTGTCGCGCGCCATTCGCCGCGCCCGCGTCGGTCTGAAGAACCCCAACCGGCCGATCGCCAGCTTCATCTTCTCCGGCCCCACCGGCGTGGGCAAAACCGAGCTCACCAAGGCCCTGGCCGCCTACTTCTTCGGCAGTGAGGAGGCGATGATCCGCCTCGACATGTCGGAGTTCATGGAGCGCCACACCGTCAGCAAGCTGATCGGTTCGCCTCCGGGCTACGTGGGCTTCAACGAGGGCGGCCAGCTCACCGAGGCGGTGCGCCGCCGGCCCTACACCGTGGTGCTGTTCGACGAAATTGAGAAGGCCCACCCCGACGTGTTCAACCTGCTGCTGCAGCTGCTGGAGGACGGCCGCCTCACCGACTCCAAGGGCCGCACGGTGGACTTCAAGAACACGCTCATCATCATGACCTCGAACATCGGTTCGAAGGTGATCGAGAAGGGCGGCGGTGGCCTCGGCTTCGAGTTCTCCGGCGAAGCGGTGGAGGACACCCAGTACAACCGCATCCGCTCGCTGGTGAATGAGGAATTGAAGCAGTACTTCCGGCCTGAATTCCTCAACCGCCTCGACGAGATCATCGTGTTCCGTCAGCTCACCCGCGACGAGGTGAAGGAGATCGCCGAGATCATGCTCAAGGAGGTGTTCAGCCGCATGGAGGAAAAGGGCATCCACCTCTCGGTGACCGAATCCTTCAAGGAGCGCCTGGTGGAAGAGGGTTACAACCCCTCCTACGGGGCCCGGCCCCTGCGCCGTGCCGTGATGCGCCTGCTGGAAGACTCCCTGGCGGAGGAATTCCTGAGCGGCCGTATCGGCGAGGGCGACAGCGCCATCGTCGACGTGAACGACGCCAAGCAGGTGGTGATCCGCAAGGGCATCACCGCGCCGGCGCTGCCCGAGCTGGCCGGCGCCAGCGCCTGA